gttgggatcaagtacaggtactgttttattattacagagaaaagggaatcatttaaccattaaataaacccaatagggctgttctgcccccaataaggggtaattatatcttagttgggatcaagtacaggtactgttttattattacagagaaaatggaaatctgttttaaaattttggatAAGGAGAtagagatgaccttcccatactgaagctttctggttaacgggttttcccataatgcagtgttttttctctcagaattccagcatcattgcattTGCAAAGGGGAGCTGTACCTGATACAGGTGCAGCCGATGCATCAACAATTCCACTAAAAGTCTagttggcatcatttccagtgtttagcGCAAGAGTGGCGCCTGTTAGTTTAGATGCCCCTGACGCACAGCACTgaggagctaccgcctggtccagaggtggcagtagGTGCAACTGCACTTGATTTGGAACGGAAGGCAGGGAGGACTGAGTGCAACTACCGagatgcaagtacatttaataaacagGATTTTACGTGAAACTACCTGCGCGGAAATTCACATAAACGCAACTGCAGTATTGGATGGAAATGATGCCATTTTTGTCTGTTTGCACagtaaatgcaccagtcttgctatgctttataaatataaacacgggctgGGCAAATATGTTCATTGTGTGAATAATTTTGCACttcacaaattttataaatgacccccagtgttggcataaatgtttgcaatttgcgaatatgccatatttgAAAATTGACattcgcactgtgaataaaaatttcgCAATTATGTTTtcccattaaatgcaccagtctctGTCATCTTTATAAacataaacacgggcagggcaaatatgtttcactgtgcgaataattctgcactgcacaaATTTTAAGCAATTATGGCAACCagtgagatgtttgcttttaaacaggtggccagtaaattctacctgctgatggttgctatgggttactgctcctgggcaaacttagtaccttttattacataacccccattgtTATTAAAGTGCAAGTATATCTTCAGATACTTATAATAAACATGGGAAACTATTCATAACTATACCTCACTAAAACTCCACCCAGCCTCAGCCAATGTGCTAAAATGAAAAGGGGGCTGAGCATCTGCAGGATGGAGGCCCCACATTGTGCCACCCTAAGGGCATCCCTGCTCATATTATTATCCTGTATAGTAATATAGTGCCAGCTCCCAGTAGAGATTACAGTCTATGTATCCCGTTACACATGTTCAGCATTCATAAATAATTGCTACAGACTCCTTGTGCATAGTCTCTGGGACTGCGAGGCAGCAAAGCTGACCACTGAGGAGCTATGTCATTGGGTAGAGACAGCTTCAAAGCTGAAATCTCGGATTAATGTACAGGTAGCAATTGGTACCATTTCAATAAGCAATGGCTGTGACTGGAGGAACAGTGGATACTTAAACAATACAAGTATATTCCTGTGCTGAATAGATACTATTCTTTTGTTCATATTGTTAATGTAAAGTGCTACATAAtttgctatataaatgatttttgagTATGTGCCCATACCTAGCTCCCTGCCTCTACATCTATCCTCAAAGTAAAGGGCTAAATTACTAAGACTAGTGCAAAGCACTAGCATCAAAAATGAACACAATGCCACTGCCTTCCCACAGTGCGTTTCCCCAGAATTCCCATGAATTTTCCCCgccaatacagatttttttttccaacaaattCATGTCAAACTAGTGTCCGCTTTAGTAAATGGGGATGTACAATTGCTGTTTGGAATGAACACACAGAAGTGACAGCTTTTGCCATAAGTGCCAGTATTGTACTTTGTACCAGTGTCACAGTGCAGGAACGCTAACTTGATAAGAAGCTGTCCTTATATACATACTTTTAGGGGCTTTGTTGATGCAGTGAGATTTCTAAACCCCCAGACTGCCCCAAGGGCTCAACAGACTTTGTCCAACatgattttaatttaatctgaccCTGGAACTTGGGAAATAGTAAGTAACCAAATGCTtagtacatacacacatacagtatccAGGAATAGGGTCTGCTATCTGGAGAGCATTATACCTGGGTTtttttagataagggatctttctataactGGGATCTCCATGCCTTCATACCTCAatccaagtctgctaaaaatcacttatacattaaataaacccaaaagaatgttttctcaccaatatggattcatgccgcttagttaccattaagtacaaggtagtgttttattattacagagaaaaggggaataatttttaaaaatgacaattatttgcttacaaaagGCTCTATGGGACAATGTTTTCCTGTAATTTTAGGGCTTcatgtataatgggtttccagatcagCCTATGATTAATTGCCTTAAAGCACAAAGCATAAGGGCTTTTTATGGACATGTAAACTGAGATTGTTTTACTTTAAACTGAACCTGTCAACTTGATTGAATTACTGAGTGCCTGCCCATCTTTGTGTATACGGTGTAATGGTGATTGGCACCTAAAGCCAGTTCTTCTACTGGTGCGTCTATTGACCTTATATCTATGGGGTTAATTTCTTCCTCctgagtttctggataagagatcccataccggTACTTGCTTCTCTCTAGCCACTGGGCATTAAAAAAATCCCACTAAAGGCACCCAAAAGTGATATGTCCCCTCATTACACAGTGATGGGGGGATGGCAAACTTAACCCCCTATTATACCTGTAAAGAAAGGAAGACACAATATGATGAGCAGGCTTTAGTTTTATACACAACATATCTACACACAGCACAGATGCACAGCTTACAATTCAGTACAAAGTAACAGGATAAACAGGTTGTCATAAAAGTGCAAAATCTGATCATGTGCAACGTTCCCTTtataggaacagttcagtgtaaaaatgaaactgcgtaaaatggacagactgcgcaaaataaaaaatatttgtaatatagttagttaggcaaaaatgtaaagtataaaggctggagtgggcagatgtctaacaataGCCAGAATAtcacttcctgctttcagctctctaacctgttagtcagtgactttagggggggcacacgggtcataactgtcagttagtttgtgagcatgcaggtcagattcaaatgcaaactaactgacagttatgtcccatatggccatCCCTCAGGTCACTGATTGgatactgactgctaacagcttagagagctgaaaacaTGAAGTAGTGCTCTGGCCATTATGTCAGACATCTGCCCACTCAagcctttatagataacattttgcctaactgactatattaaaaacatggtttattttgtgcagtctgtctattttacccagtttcatttttacactgaactgttcctttaaaagaaacacaatttATATGAACACTTATAAGAACCCCAGGGGATCTCCTACCTGCTGGTACCCAGCTAGTATGTGTTACAGAACTAAATGCCCACCATGACAGGCAGCATGACCCAGCACTGTAGCACACACCTAGCATACGGGTAATGGAGACCCCAGAAAACATGTGAACGTACTCATCAATAGAAAATCTgtggcagggccggatttattaCTAAATGGGTTGCTCgcctttaatattttaaagaatggcctatttgcaatttaatttttattcCAATTATTTGCCTTGCTATTCTGcttatttccagctttcaaataaagggtcactgacccgggcagccaaaaactgtttgctttgtgagactacaattttattcttattgctCATTCATTTTTATTCAGACCTCTTCTATTTATCTTCCGTTCATTCAagccgctgcctggttgctatggtaaactaAAACCTAGCAACCTCACAGCTGCAGCAAcagaagagctgctaaacaagaaGTTATGGCATTCAAAAACTACGAAAAGAGGATGACCAACtggaaattgtcttagaatatcattttgtacatcatacttaaagttcatttaaaggcaaactacccatTTATGGTGAAGCACGCTACCATGATAGTCTGGTATTGTTAAACTGCAGGAATGAGTTTGGTTAACATGGCTGCTTTCATTCAtacacagtttttgttttttttatgaaattttaaaaaaacatattaagaGTAAGCGAAACAAATCCGTATTAAAACATGTAAAACGTAATACAAAAGAAATCTAAAAGTAACAAAGCTACACAACACAATTTTTAACCTGGATACAAAATGCGGTcatttaaaaagataaaaagtatGAAATCACTAACTGGCTTTAACCTCGATGCTCCCGGATGCAAACGCTGCTCATTGAAAGACCCCAAcacccaaaaaaaacccaaaatactgTAACAATATCATTAGAAACAATAAGCTGCTAAGTAATTCAATGGTGCCCGCGCCTATCACATGCGCATGTAGCCGCCAGAACCAACTCTTTCCATTTTGCTATGTCCAGAAACGTATAAAATTCAGatgcaaacaaataaataaaagtcccGGCGCAGGAAGCTCCAGGCAATGATGGGTAGGAAGAAGGAACCCTGCACTTCTTTCCCCAGTCTCACTGGGAAGTCCCTTGAGAAGACTGTCTTTGCTCTAACGCTTGGCGGCTTAGAAGCTGCTGCTGAGTCTGCAGGAAGTGGACAACTTCTGGGCTTCGTAGCAGTGACttgaaaaaagacagaaaatGGATTGATTAAGACatagaaataaaatgcaaatgacAAAAATGGGGAAAAGCATTACTATGTTATTAGTTTCAGCAGGTTGTGTTTGTCCACATTTTTATGTGGTCTAAAACTGCTGATGCAGTTCACGATCAGAGAATCGATCAACATCTAGATGATTTTCAGGCAGATGTTGATCAAGTAAGCTGTCggagggtcccatacatgggcacatacGCTGCCAAAACAGTCCAAAGGgcccgaattggcagcttaaatctatccacgtatggccatcttaaggtccctataacatttacacacagtagggCCAATTTCATCAGGAGACAataacctgcctatatgtttttggagtgtggggggAAACCAAGGCACCTGCAGGGAACCCATACAGAaacagagagaacatacaaactcgcAGGTAGTGccttggctggaatcaaacctaggattCCAGAACTGAAGGCAGCCACTGCACCACcgaagtataaataaaaaaatacagaaatccaGGGCATACCAAAGGGTTCACACGTTTCTTATTGCAACTGAATAAGCTTATGATTATAGCACACACCAACAGCACAAAATTGAGAATTTAATATGAACCTTGGTTTCACAGGAGAACTGACTCCAGTTTTTTCAGAATAAGCCAGAGAGAACCAAAAGGGACAAACGCTGCTTTTAGATGCAAGAgataattgtagattttaggaAGTCCCAGTTCATAACCTAAAGTGCCTGCTCATCTTCTTTGTAATTTGGTTTAATCCACTCCCTTTGGCTATAGGTTTGATGCTTGGCACCTAAACCCTATGTTCCTACTGGTAagtgtacaggtataagatctgttatccgcagacccattatttagaaagttccaaattacaagtaggcaatctcctatagactccattataagaaaataattctaaattttacaaatgatttcctttttctctgtaataataaaacagtaccttgtacttgatcccagctaagatataattaccccttattgggggcagaacagccctattgggtttatttaatggttaaatgatttcctttttctctgtaataataaaacagtaccttgtacttgatcccaactaagatataattaccccttattgggggcagaacagccctattgggtttatttaatggttaaatgattcccttttctctgtaataataaaacagtacctgtacttgatcccaactaagatataattaccccttattgggggcagaacagccctattgggtttatttaatggttaaatgattcctttttctctgtaataataaaacagtacctgtacttgatcccaactaagatataattaccccttattgggggcagaacagccctattgggtttatttaatggttaaatgattcctttttctctgtaataataaaacagtaccttgtacttgatcccatctgaGATAGAATGGacctttactggaggcaaaacaatcttattgggtttattttatgtttaaatgattttttggtagaagtaagatatggagatccaaataaatagtgaacacttacagtggatataaaaagtctcgtaaaatgtcaggttcctgtgctgtacaaaaacgaGACACAGATAAATtgtttcagaactttttccacctttaatgtgccCTATAAACTGTAACACTCAATTGAAAAACtgactgaaatcttttaggtggagggaagaaaccaaaaaaactaaaataatgtggttgcataagtgtgcacacccttaaactaatactttgttgaagccccttttgattttattacagcactcagtctttttgtgtatgagtctatcagcatggcacatttttacTTTGCAAGATTTGgacactcttctttgcagaaatgctccaaatctgtcagattgcgagagCATCttctgggcacagccctcttcagatcaacccatagattttcaatcggattcaggtctgggctctggctgggccattcctaaactttaatcttcttccggtgaagccattcctttgttgatatggatgtatgctttgggtcactgtcatgctgaaagatgaagttcctcctcatgttcagctttctagcagaagcctgaaggtgttgtgccaatattgactggtatttggaactgttcataattccctctatcttaactaaggccccagttccagctgaagaaaaacagccccaaatgctgccaccaccatgcttcactgtgggtatggtgttcttttggtgatgtgcagtattgtttttgcgccaaacatattttttggaattatggccaaaaagttcaaccttggtttcatcagaccataataccttttcccacatgcttttagGAGacttgtgtttttgcaaaatgtagcctggcttggatgtttttcttggtaagaaaaggctttccccttgccactctaccccatagcccagacatatgaagaatacgggagattgttgtcacatgtaccacacagccagtacttgccagatattcctgcagctcctttaatgttgctgtaggcctcttggtagcctccctgaccagttttcctctcctcttttcatcaattttggagggacatccagttcttggtaatgtcactgttgtgccatattttctccacttgatgatgactgtcttcactgtgttccatggtatatctaatgccttggaaactcttttgtacccttctcctgactgatatcttgtaacaatgagatccctctgatgctttggaagctctctggggaccatggcttttgctgtgggatgcaactaaaaaaatgtcaggaaagaccaactagagcagctgaactttatttggggttaattggaggcactttaaatgatggcaggtgtatgctgactcctatttaacatgattttgaatgtgattgcttaattctgaacacagctacatccccagttagaagagggtgtgcacacttatgcaaccacattattttagttttttggtttcttccctccacctaaaagatttcagtcagtttttcaattgagtggtacagtttataggtcacattaaaggtggaaaaagttctgaaatgatttatctttgtctcatttttgtacagcacaggaacctgacattttaccaggggtgtgtagactttttatatccactgtacattgGTGTGCATGGCGCGCACAAAGCATACATGGACACAAAACTACAGAGGGAACATTACTGTCATAGAGCACAAAGCTACCATACCTACTCCCTGCTGAACACAAGTCAGCCTAATTGTAAGTGGGACTTAAACTGCAAGCACAAGTTCTTGAAAGAGGAACAGACATTAAATGACAAGGGACAAACCTGTAATTCACAATTTTACCATAAGATTTGTGCAAAAAGGATGTATGGGTGGAAAAGCTTCAACAaacctttaaatgtaaatagagGTCTTATTTATAGTTGGCCGCGGAGGGTAGAACTATACAAGTACTGGCAGTAATTGTTGGACACACATTTACGCCAGAGAAACGTGACAGAATACTTACCAGTCGCTTCTGGTTCAATACTTGTTCCAATAGTGTTGGTCGCGCAGGTCGGTCCCCTACAGAACTTGACCTCTGTTTGGTAAGCGAGATTGGGCACTCTGGGTTATCCTGCAGAGGAAGGTTTAGATATGAATGGAGTAATTAATACCATAAGTAGTGAAATCAGTAAAACCAAACATACTGCTATATATTTACAATCACTTAAATGAAAAAACATAGCAGTAACGTATGTGCTGCCACATATCTGCATGGTAAAATTAGTTCATGCTGTTTCCTGACAATGCAGGCCTTATTTACTAAGTGTAATAATAGGGGCACAAAATTGCTCCCCTTAGCACTTGCTTCCAGGACATAGATATAGAGCACCTGTCTTTAACACCTGCTATAGTTCCTTTGTACTGTGTCTGCCAGTACTCAAGTTAGGGGCTTGAGAGGGGACACCTATGTactgcccctcataaatacagtagCAGCACTGTCTTCATTGAGAAAGCACAGGtcctttttgcacttttcacatacCGGCCAAGGTAGTAAATAAAGCCTTGCGAGTTTTGGCTTTACTCTGCTGAGCACTTAATGCTCTAGAGTTCGTATGTATCCAGGTCtagactgggcttcaaaataggccctggcatttcaagtacacagaggcccacacagcccccaccaggccaataaatagtgactatggcatcttacagcagcccctctggcatttgccagaatccacagattgccagcccgggcctgtTTGTATCAGTAGTTGCAACCATCTACATTTGGACAATAAACCTAAATAAACGTAATGCACGGAAAACACCAATGAGGTCTCTGGTGGAACTGATAATGATATATTACAATAAAAGGGAGGTGGTGACCTGCATGTACCATCTACATTTTGTCACGCAAGGATTTGCAGTTCAGTGTCAGGTTTATTGTCCAAGAGCAGCAGGAAAGAGACAGGGTGTATGACTTAGAAATTGTATTTAAGAAATATCAGGAGACAACAGTCAGCAATAACTCAGTACAAGCAACAGCCCAAGCGAGGGGAGGGCGGCACAAATACTGTATCTGATTGCATTCGATTAATAGACAATCTGTGGTACTCCAGGCTGGAAGCTACAACCTTGTTATACCTGACATGCACTATTACCATATGCGTTCAGCATTCCGGCCTGGCGGCACCTCaggcagggcactatctgcagggAGTCTGTATGTTTCACCTTTACTTTCATGGATTTTCTGGGTACCCCAAAagtacaggcaggttaattaccTCCTGATATAATgggccctagtgtgtgtgtgtgagtgtgtgagtgtgtgtgtgtgtgtgtgtgagtgtgtgtgtgtgtgtgtgtgtgtgtgtgtgtgtgtgtgtgtgagtgtgtgtgagtgtgtgtgagtgtgtgagtgtgtgagtgtgtaagtgtgtgagtgtgtaagtgtgtgagtgtgtgagtgtgtgtgtgtgtgagtgtgtgagtgtgtaagtgtgtgagtgtgtaagtgtgtgagtgtgtgagtaagtgtgtgagtgtgtgagtgtgtaagtgtgtaagtgtgtgagtgtgtaagtgtgtgagtgtgtgagtaagtgtgtgagtgtgtgagtgtgtaagtgtgtgagtgtgtaagtgtgtgagtgtgtgagtgtgtgagtgtgtgagtgtgtaagtgtgtgagtgtgtgagtgtgtaagtgtgtaagtgtgtaagtgtgtgtgtgtaagtgtgtgagtgtgtgagtgtgtgagtgtgtaagtgtgtgagtgtgtaagtgtgtaagtgtgtaagtgtgtgagtgtgtaagtgtgtgagtgtgtaagtgtgtgagtgtgtaagtgtgtgagtgtgtaagtgtgtgagtgtgtaagtgtgtgagtgtgtaagtgtgtgagtgtgtaagtgtgtaagtgtgtgagtgtgtaagtgtgtaagtgtgtgagtgtgtaagtgtgtgagtgtgtaagtgtgtaagtgtgtgagtgtgtgagtgtgtgagtgtgtaagtgtgtgagtgtgtgagtgtgtgagtgtgtaagtgtgtgtgagagagagagagatagggaccttaggctGTAAGCTTGGCTGAGCAGGGAGTGATGggaataacaatataatgtacagaCAGCCCCAATACCCACACAGATGCACTTGCCCACAGAGCCCCCACAGAGCccccacagagccccctgaccTCCAGCTTGCTGGCAGTGCTTATGGCCTGATCATTCTTCTTTTTGTTCTTGTACTTGTCCTTGTACATCTTGTTGCGGTGCTTCTTGCACATCCATGGCTTCCTCTGCTTGGCTACCTGGCTAGTGGTCTCCTGGCAGCCCTGGTAAGTGCACGACTTGGTCACCACACTCTCATTATCCCCAGAGTTCTCCTCGTCCTCCAGCTCCTCCGGGCTGGCCGTGCTGTCCAGCAGGTCACTGTTCTCCTCTTCGGGCTCCATGGATTCCACGGGCACCATGCTGAAGTAGAGCACCCTGGAGTCCATCTCGGCCGGGTACTGGCCGTACTGCTGCAGCTCCTGCCCGACTCCATCTGTGTCTGCGGGCTGCAGGGTAGTCAGTTCCACACTGCCTTGATCCGTGTCCTCCTCCTCGTCATCCCGAGAGGCCAAGGGCTGCTGCATCCTCGCCTGGTACCGCCGGTACCCCCGGTACCCCGTACGGACCCAAACAAACCCGCTGTCAGCGCGCCCTGATGACGTCACTGTAGGTGCCACTGGTACACCGTACGGACCCAAACAAACCCGCTGTCAGCGCGCCCTGATGACGTCACTGAAGGTGCCAATGGTACTCCGTACGGACCCAAACAAGCGCGCCCTGATGGCGTCACTGTAGGTGCCAATGGTACTCCGTACGGACCCAAACAAACCCGCAGCCAGCGCGCCCTGATGGCGTCACTTCTAGTGTCAAGGCGGCCGGGAAGCCGTTTTGTCTCTGTGTAGTAATTCGGCTTCTGCCAGAGCTGCGGTCACACATTTATGACTCTGATCCcataaaaataaattgatttCTATTCATATAAATACTGTTACTAGTCTGTATCTTTACTTATTCCAGCCATACCCTTATAAGCAATGCTTGAATATACTTTATGGTGCATTTGGGCTGTAGTGGGCTGTGAGGCAGAGTTTTGTTCCCTCACAAGAAGGTAAATAGGGGTTAGATGCTATTGATGGCTCTCTGCGGGGTTATAGAATAAAACCTTGATTATATATTTGATAGGACATTTGATGCCTggcaggcctgggctggcaagttgtggattctggcaaagccCAAGGGGCTGCTACAAGATGCAatagatatttattatttattgggctgggggggggttgtttgggcctatttgggtacttgaaatgtcagggcctattttgaatcctagtcccaGGTTCTAAATGAAAGCttttcactttaaaggagaatttaGGGTGTGTTAAGACTTGGGGGGTGTTAAAACGTTATGCACCCCACCAGTGATTATCCCTTTCGTTCCTCTAAGGTGTTACCGACCCTTCAAGGGACAATACCATAAGCCCTACTACcctaaagcatacctcccaacatttcattaagagaaagatgGACAAAAATATATGACGCTGGTAGTacggcaaaaatgttttggccacgcctgctttgggaccatgcccccacatgccacacccactttacatgccccagatgtgccagtataatcactaaataaaaagaataaaggacatattaacttcaaagttgccagtatgactacattaaattgataaagggcatattaagcccagacataccagtaaaattaataaatgaaactgataaagggcatatcaactcacaaacctgtgagcttgaggtagcaggggagatatTCAAGAGTTAAAGGGGTGGGCTTTTTttccagagcagagcaggcacagcaatcaatcaaatggcaatgctgagaagcgggacatctaacaataaatccgggacagcgggaagtgccataaatatcgggactgtcccgctgaaagcaggacggttgggaggtatgccctaaAGTCCCTAGGTACCACTACTTCTACTTGGTGGAGAATGGAACTGCTCTTCCTCACTAGCCCTGGCTATCTTACACTTGTAAAGTGTACTAAGGGTCAGTGATGCCACAGTGTGAAAGTGTGACATCACATGGGTAAGAAATGGGCAGATCAAGGCAGGGGCATGGGAGCTGCTAGTGGTTTAGGCAGGAACAGGACTTAAAAGGCTGTTTTGGGTATCAAAGCAGTTCATTTTTTAAATCAACCAACAAGTATATTTGAAAATCTGTAATACAAGCCCTAGCCCTAGCTAGTTATTTACTTGCTAGGCTGCTAAAATACAGGCGGCAACCCTAGCCAGAATTAGAACTCAATGGTCCTAAACATGGCATAAATGATGGGGTCCCTATCTGATGGAGGAAGAAATAGAACTCATCAATGTAATAGCTACAATCCTTCAATTGTTAAAAAAGTAAAGGACCATTGAGTATCTGGTACACTGGGGCAGACACTTGTTGTGAGATTAAGCTTTTAAATGCCTGAAAAAAGTCGTGAATCTGTTTGTTCCAACTATTAAGTGTGCCAAGGGATTACCTTTCTGTTCAATAAACTGTTGTTTCATTGTAAGGAACCACTACCACTTCTTATTTTCACCGTTAGAGCATCTAAATTGCAGCTCAACTACATCATTCTTCCTTCAAGACTTCTACCTAGAGCTCAGCAAACAGTTAGGGTTGCAATATAACAATGCAACAACTGTCCTGcagctgtgtaaagaaaagaTTTCATATGAAACTCTTCTACCTGCTATAGTAATAACTGTAGTTTATTGAGTGACATGCAGAGAAATAATTATTGGGCATGAAATCATTAAATGCTTCTGGCTGTTTGGTCAG
This sequence is a window from Xenopus tropicalis strain Nigerian chromosome 2, UCB_Xtro_10.0, whole genome shotgun sequence. Protein-coding genes within it:
- the rfxap gene encoding regulatory factor X-associated protein → MQQPLASRDDEEEDTDQGSVELTTLQPADTDGVGQELQQYGQYPAEMDSRVLYFSMVPVESMEPEEENSDLLDSTASPEELEDEENSGDNESVVTKSCTYQGCQETTSQVAKQRKPWMCKKHRNKMYKDKYKNKKKNDQAISTASKLEDNPECPISLTKQRSSSVGDRPARPTLLEQVLNQKRLSLLRSPEVVHFLQTQQQLLSRQALEQRQSSQGTSQ